Proteins encoded together in one Venturia canescens isolate UGA chromosome 10, ASM1945775v1, whole genome shotgun sequence window:
- the LOC122417426 gene encoding uncharacterized protein, with the protein MVKTDLETSAFVSDHALVRAEPLNPRDAFFGGRTENMVTLYDVKDGEQIRYVDVCSLYPYICKYSKYPVGHRTVCVGDECRALTGPENNISLSRVEGLVKCTLLPPPNLYHRVLPVRMHQRLLFGLCRSCCETMNQDACPHEDPAERVFSGTWVVDELRKAIACGYKILTVSEIWQYEITQYNRDTQEGGLFTGYINTFLKIKQEASGWPEGYAGDEAAQERYITSFKTAEGVQLEREIVSTREKLMELLNSPEHEITGMLPVNNQVLYVNYTKTDDAVIPSNIANTVIAAYTTAQARLKLYTYLEPLGKRALYCDTDSVIYVTRKEPGEYEPPTGQLLGDLTDELSSYGEGSYIKSFISGGPKFYSFIVNTPSGAESEVCKFDSIRRTPFHQVVTRPEKKSCMPLSVKRRRDGEYGSLPYGYK; encoded by the exons ATGGTAAAAACAGATTTAGAGACGAGCGCTTTTGTGAGTGATCACGCTCTGGTTCGAGCGGAGCCTCTCAATCCGCGCGATGCTTTTTTCGGTGGTCGCACGGAAAACATGGTCACTCTGTACGATGTGAAAGACGGGGAGCAGATACGATATGTTGACGTTTGCTCTTTGTACCCATACATCTGCAAGTACAGTAAATATCCGGTGGGCCATCGAACGGTATGCGTCGGCGACGAGTGCAGGGCGTTGACAGGTCCCGAAAATAATATCAGTCTTTCCCGCGTCGAGGGCCTTGTTAAATGTACATTGCTTCCACCGCCAAATCTTTATCATCGGGTGCTGCCGGTGCGAATGCATCAGCGCCTGTTATTCGGGTTATGTCGTAGCTGCTGCGAAACAATGAACCAGGACGCGTGTCCTCATGAAGACCCCGCGGAGCGTGTATTTAGCGGTACTTGGGTGGTGGATGAATTGCGAAAAGCTATTGCGTGCgggtataaaatattaaccGTGAGCGAGATTTGGCAGTATGAGATAACGCAGTACAACCGCGATACACAGGAGGGGGGCCTTTTCACCGGGTACATAAACACTTTTcttaaaatcaaacaagagGCTAGCGGTTGGCCCGAGGGTTATGCAGGTGACGAGGCTGCCCAAGAGCGTTATATAACTTCTTTTAAGACAGCCGAAGGGGTTCAGCTGGAGCGGG AAATAGTGTCGACACGCGAAAAACTTATGGAGTTGCTAAACAGCCCCGAGCACGAGATCACTGGTATGCTACCTGTTAACAACCAGGTGCTGTATGTTAATTATACGAAAACCGATGATGCTGTAATACCGTCTAATATAGCAAATACTGTCATAGCTGCATACACCACAGCCCAAGCCCGTTTAAAACTTTACACCTATCTCGAACCGCTGGGTAAGCGTGCTCTGTACTGCGACACCGATTCCGTTATTTATGTCACGAGAAAAGAGCCTGGAGAGTATGAACCGCCAACGGGTCAATTGCTAGGGGATTTAACCGACGAGCTAAGCTCTTACGGCGAGGGCAGTTACATTAAGTCTTTCATCTCAGGCGGccctaaattttattctttcatagtTAATACACCGAGCGGCGCGGAAAGCGAGGTTTGCAAG TTTGATTCAATACGTCGTACGCCGTTCCACCAGGTTGTCACACGACCCGAAAAGAAATCGTGCATGCCTCTGAGCGTCAAGCGAAGACGTGATGGCGAATACGGTTCGCTCCCTTACGGCTACAAATAA
- the LOC122417427 gene encoding uncharacterized protein has translation MIDENINTFTTTVEAFTSDVNQLANFLTEIYKGTINPTVISPKQLADYLIEATPYIPKGLNFPTNVKSSEMTNLLKTAEITSYTAKLRFVLIIKFPLIENSILKVNKVYPLPTKINENQFQFIETTSKIIMVDNYKRMYITMSEEDLNKARKVDNIYYYKPKQSLQTINGNTPCEIAIYLGNNPEKLLCNQRIVKLEKTLIIALEKEGRWLFVAPKPESVRIDCKNKSTTHEIIHNTGLLALDGECSATSINFQLLSLNELRQHEFITFIPLYNLTNTIGMVNANHPIFNYSVPSKIITNPLETNKLGERIEILQQKLKEEPNIWAHPYHIIGNYSLSAINYNDGYVYLLDVIDTLSKFAWVQPLRDKSAASVAKAFNLILSKKNSNGRSPVYLQTDRGKEFVGAAFQDFLKKKDIPFRIARNPISKRLLSRESIER, from the exons atgaTAGACGAAAACATAAACACATTTACAACGACAGTCGAAGCTTTTACAAGCGACGTAAACCAACTAGCAAACTTTTTAACAGAAATTTACAAAGGAACAATAAATCCTACGGTAATTTCACCCAAGCAGTTGGCTGACTATCTAATAGAAGCAACTCCCTACATTCCTAAAGGATTAAACTTTCCAACGAACGTCAAGAGTAGCGAAATGACTAACTTACTGAAAACAGCAGAAATTACTAGCTACACAGCAAAACTACGATTTGTTCTAATCATAAAATTCCCtttaatcgaaaattcaattttgaaagtCAACAAAGTATACCCACTACCtacgaaaatcaatgaaaatcaattccaattcatagaaaccacatctaaaataataatggtTGACAACTACAAAAGAATGTACATAACAATGTCCGAAGAAGATTTAAACAAAGCCAGAAAAGTCGACAATATCTATTATTACAAACCGAAACAGTCACTACAAACAATAAACGGCAATACGCCATGCGAAATAGCGatttatttaggaaataatcCCGAAAAACTATTATGTAATCAACGAATTGTAAAACTCGAgaaaacattaataatcgcACTGGAAAAAGAAGGTAGATGGCTATTCGTAGCCCCAAAACCCGAAAGCGTAAGAatagattgtaaaaataaatctacgacacacgaaataatccacaatacaggattactggctttggacggagaatgttccgccacatcaataaattttcaattgttatcTTTAAACGAACTACGACAACACGAATTTATAACATTTATACCACTATATAATCTAACAAATACGATTGGAATGGTAAACGCTAATCacccaattttcaattacagcgtaccatcaaaaataattactaatccactggaaacgaataaattaggcgaacgaattgaaattcttcagcaAAAACTAAAAGAAGAACCGAATATTTGGGCACATCCTTATCACATAATTGGAAATTACTCTCTAAGTGCCATTA ATTATAACGACGGTTATGTTTATCTACTCGATGTGATAGACACTCTCAGTAAATTCGCATGGGTTCAACCTCTACGCGACAAATCTGCCGCATCTGTGGCTAAAGCGTTTAATCTCATCTTGTCTAAGAAAAATAGCAACGGTCGATCACCCGTTTATCTGCAGACGGATAGAGGTAAAGAATTCGTAGGTGCTGCGTTTCAGGATTtcctaaagaaaaaagacatacCGTTTCGCATTGCGAGAAACCCGATATCAAAGAGGCTATTGTCGAGAGAGTCAATAGAACGCTGA